From Desulfonatronum thioautotrophicum, the proteins below share one genomic window:
- a CDS encoding acyltransferase — protein MRRVLKKICTFAALVLAAPCALTCRLEQAFSPHGEAVFTFWTHVFALFPGLPGLYLRKAFYSYTLKRCSLECHIGFGSLFTHRGAMVEDHVSLGNYNVIGTAHLQANTILASRVSITSGKHMHERLPDGTWSPLLRDKMATVRIGPNAWIGEAAVIMADVGPGCLIGAGSVVTTPIPAGATAVGNPAGVLVNR, from the coding sequence ATGCGCCGCGTCCTGAAAAAAATCTGCACCTTCGCGGCCCTGGTCCTGGCCGCCCCCTGCGCCCTGACCTGCCGTCTGGAGCAGGCGTTCTCCCCCCATGGCGAGGCGGTCTTCACCTTCTGGACCCATGTCTTCGCCCTGTTCCCGGGCCTGCCGGGCCTGTACCTGCGCAAGGCATTCTACTCCTACACCCTGAAGCGCTGCAGCCTGGAATGCCACATCGGCTTCGGCTCCCTGTTCACCCACCGCGGCGCAATGGTGGAAGACCATGTCTCCCTGGGCAACTACAACGTCATCGGCACGGCCCACCTCCAGGCCAACACCATCCTGGCCAGCCGGGTGAGCATCACCAGCGGCAAGCACATGCACGAGCGCCTCCCCGACGGCACCTGGTCCCCCCTGCTTCGGGACAAAATGGCCACCGTGCGCATCGGCCCCAACGCCTGGATCGGCGAAGCCGCCGTAATCATGGCCGACGTCGGCCCAGGCTGCTTGATCGGCGCCGGCAGCGTCGTCACCACCCCCATCCCCGCGGGGGCCACGGCAGTGGGGAATCCGGCGGGGGTTTTGGTTAATCGTTAA